One genomic window of Deinococcus peraridilitoris DSM 19664 includes the following:
- a CDS encoding IS630 transposase-related protein, translating into MRGYSLDLRERIVAAHEAGQPAAQVAEMFGVGEATVWRSLHPHRRGESRIGRSSPGKPHLMKPEQHELFRRQVEQHPDRTLQEHADL; encoded by the coding sequence ATGCGAGGGTACTCATTGGACTTGCGGGAGCGAATCGTGGCGGCGCACGAAGCAGGACAACCTGCAGCGCAAGTAGCGGAGATGTTCGGGGTGGGAGAAGCGACGGTATGGCGCTCCCTACACCCACACCGACGGGGCGAGTCGCGCATAGGACGCAGCTCGCCCGGCAAACCTCACCTGATGAAGCCGGAGCAACATGAGTTGTTCCGCCGTCAGGTGGAACAGCATCCCGACCGGACCCTGCAGGAACACGCAGACTTATAG